In a genomic window of Candidatus Avedoeria danica:
- a CDS encoding argininosuccinate synthase translates to MSRALHAAGARADVVVRAAEPKDVAAIAALVAEFARRGDVLPRPAAAIRVTLRDWVVGVAGDDVVACGALFRYGAGLAEVRTTIVADAWQGTGLGRRIVEAVIGMAADRGIETVFTLTRRAPFFERLGFGAADKADFPEKVWKDCRTCPLIDACDETALRLDVIDARIADAPLPRRLPMSNRTQVNRVVLAYSGGLDTSVIVPWLREEYGCEVVCFCADLGQGEELEGLRDKALASGAADCVIEDLRDEFARDFLFPMLQAGAVYERQYLLGTAIARPLIAKWQVAVAEAVGADALAHGCTGKGNDQVRFELTFQALNPTLHVIAPWREWHIRSREDALAYADAHGVPIASRENSVYSRDRNLWHISHEGGRLEDPRLEPEADMFLWTVDPRHAPDTPEEVEIGFDAGVPVTVDGERLAPAALIARLNDLGARHGVGRVDIVENRLVGMKSRGVYETPGGTLLYAAHREIESLCLDRDTAHYKEQLAGRYAELVYFGQWFHPLREGVQAFIARTQESVTGWARLRLFKGTATVIGRYSPHSLYREDFATFGRDDVYDQTDAAGFIHLFGLPMKTRAMMEVSGGGKTRYAAPDYSQFKRD, encoded by the coding sequence ATGAGCCGGGCGCTCCACGCCGCCGGCGCGCGTGCTGACGTCGTCGTGCGTGCGGCGGAGCCGAAGGACGTGGCTGCGATTGCCGCCCTTGTGGCCGAGTTCGCGCGGCGCGGCGACGTCCTGCCGCGGCCGGCGGCGGCCATCCGCGTGACGCTGCGCGACTGGGTCGTCGGCGTGGCGGGCGACGACGTCGTGGCGTGCGGCGCGCTGTTCCGCTACGGCGCCGGGCTGGCCGAGGTCCGGACGACGATCGTCGCCGACGCGTGGCAGGGCACCGGGCTCGGGCGGCGGATCGTCGAGGCCGTCATCGGCATGGCGGCGGACCGGGGCATCGAGACCGTCTTCACGTTGACGCGTCGTGCGCCGTTTTTCGAGCGGCTCGGCTTCGGGGCCGCCGACAAGGCGGACTTCCCGGAGAAGGTCTGGAAGGACTGCCGCACCTGTCCGTTGATCGACGCTTGCGACGAGACCGCGCTGCGGCTCGACGTCATCGACGCGCGCATCGCGGATGCGCCGTTGCCAAGGAGGCTTCCGATGTCCAACCGAACCCAGGTCAACCGCGTCGTCCTCGCCTATTCCGGCGGGCTCGACACCAGCGTCATCGTGCCGTGGCTGCGCGAGGAATACGGCTGCGAGGTCGTCTGCTTCTGCGCCGACCTCGGGCAGGGCGAGGAGCTCGAGGGCCTGCGCGACAAGGCGCTCGCGAGCGGCGCCGCCGACTGCGTCATCGAGGATCTGCGCGACGAGTTCGCCCGCGACTTCCTCTTTCCGATGCTGCAGGCCGGCGCGGTGTACGAGCGGCAGTACCTGCTCGGCACGGCGATCGCGCGCCCGCTGATCGCCAAGTGGCAGGTCGCGGTGGCCGAGGCCGTCGGCGCCGACGCGCTGGCGCACGGTTGTACCGGCAAGGGCAACGATCAGGTGCGCTTCGAGCTGACGTTCCAGGCGCTCAACCCGACGCTGCACGTCATCGCGCCGTGGCGCGAGTGGCACATCCGCAGCCGCGAGGACGCCCTGGCGTACGCCGACGCGCACGGCGTGCCGATCGCCAGCCGCGAGAACTCGGTCTACAGCCGCGACCGCAACCTCTGGCACATCTCGCATGAGGGCGGCCGGCTCGAGGACCCGCGGCTCGAGCCCGAGGCCGACATGTTCCTATGGACGGTCGATCCGCGCCACGCACCGGACACGCCCGAGGAGGTCGAGATCGGCTTCGACGCCGGCGTGCCGGTCACCGTCGACGGCGAGCGCCTGGCGCCGGCCGCGCTGATCGCCCGCCTGAACGACCTCGGGGCGCGGCACGGCGTCGGCCGGGTGGACATCGTCGAGAACCGGCTCGTCGGCATGAAGTCGCGCGGCGTGTACGAGACGCCCGGCGGGACGCTGCTCTACGCGGCGCACCGCGAAATCGAGTCTCTTTGCCTCGACCGCGACACGGCGCACTACAAGGAGCAGCTGGCCGGGCGCTACGCCGAGCTCGTCTACTTCGGCCAGTGGTTCCACCCGCTGCGCGAAGGCGTGCAGGCGTTCATCGCCCGCACCCAGGAGTCCGTCACGGGCTGGGCGCGGCTGCGGCTCTTCAAGGGCACGGCGACGGTCATCGGCCGCTACAGCCCGCACAGCCTCTACCGCGAGGACTTCGCCACGTTCGGCCGCGACGACGTCTACGACCAGACGGACGCCGCCGGCTTCATCCACCTCTTCGGGCTGCCGATGAAGACGCGGGCGATGATGGAGGTCTCCGGCGGCGGCAAGACCCGCTACGCGGCGCCGGACTACTCGCAGTTCAAGCGCGACTGA
- a CDS encoding aminotransferase class III-fold pyridoxal phosphate-dependent enzyme has product MTPSDPVDLPRRPGQDPTPLLDADRAAVLQNYARPPIVFIRGEGAWLYDDAGRRYLDFNAGIAVSALGHGDAELAHAIADQAGRLIHTSNLYHTPPYIRLAEQLVARSFADRVYFGNSGAEVVEAALKFARLYARKTHGEMPAPDGWSELVDDAATSSWPRKWRTVAFDHAFHGRTMGALSLTHKAAYRAPFAPLLPGVVFAPFNDVAAAEAAIDETTMAVVVEPIQGEGGYVPATLPFLHALRTRCDAVGALLVLDEIQCGLGRTGHLFAHEMYGVRPDIVCLAKPLAGGLPIGAVLMTQAVADCVGVGEHGSTFAGGPLVCRAAEVVLNRVSDPAFLAAVQARSDHLVRGLLALDSPHIVDIRGAGLMIGVELDLAVKPIVDAARDDGVLLIGAGERVLRLCPPLIVDEAQIDLAVGAIGRAIAHTAERSAAPG; this is encoded by the coding sequence ATGACCCCTTCCGATCCGGTCGATCTCCCGCGCCGCCCCGGCCAGGACCCCACCCCCCTCCTCGACGCCGACCGCGCCGCCGTCCTCCAGAACTACGCCCGCCCGCCGATCGTCTTCATACGCGGCGAGGGCGCGTGGCTGTACGACGATGCCGGCCGGCGCTACCTCGACTTCAACGCCGGCATCGCGGTCAGCGCGCTCGGGCACGGGGACGCCGAGTTGGCGCACGCCATCGCCGACCAGGCCGGGCGGCTCATCCACACGAGCAACCTCTACCACACCCCGCCTTACATCCGGCTGGCCGAACAGCTCGTTGCTCGCTCGTTCGCCGACCGGGTGTACTTCGGCAACTCGGGCGCCGAGGTGGTCGAGGCGGCGCTGAAGTTCGCGCGCCTGTACGCGCGGAAGACGCATGGCGAGATGCCGGCCCCGGACGGGTGGTCGGAACTCGTCGATGACGCGGCGACTTCGAGTTGGCCGCGCAAGTGGCGGACCGTCGCCTTCGACCACGCCTTCCACGGCCGGACGATGGGCGCGCTCTCGTTGACGCACAAGGCGGCCTACCGCGCCCCGTTCGCGCCGCTGCTCCCGGGCGTCGTGTTCGCGCCGTTCAACGACGTCGCGGCGGCGGAGGCGGCGATCGACGAGACGACGATGGCCGTCGTCGTCGAGCCGATCCAGGGCGAGGGCGGCTACGTGCCGGCGACGCTGCCGTTCCTGCACGCCCTTCGAACGCGGTGCGATGCCGTCGGCGCGCTGCTCGTCCTCGACGAGATCCAGTGCGGCCTCGGGCGCACCGGCCATCTCTTCGCGCATGAGATGTACGGCGTGCGGCCGGACATCGTCTGCCTGGCCAAGCCGCTGGCGGGCGGCCTGCCCATCGGCGCCGTGCTCATGACGCAGGCGGTGGCAGATTGCGTCGGCGTCGGCGAGCACGGCAGCACGTTCGCCGGCGGCCCGCTCGTCTGCCGCGCGGCCGAGGTCGTGTTGAACCGGGTGAGCGATCCGGCATTCCTGGCCGCCGTCCAAGCCCGCAGCGATCACCTCGTGCGCGGCCTGCTCGCCCTCGACAGCCCACACATCGTCGACATCCGGGGCGCGGGGCTGATGATCGGCGTCGAGCTCGATCTGGCGGTGAAGCCGATCGTCGACGCCGCCCGCGACGACGGTGTGCTGCTTATCGGTGCGGGCGAGCGCGTGCTCCGGCTCTGCCCGCCGCTGATCGTGGACGAGGCGCAGATCGACTTGGCCGTGGGTGCCATCGGGCGGGCCATCGCGCACACCGCGGAGCGCTCTGCCGCGCCCGGTTGA
- the argH gene encoding argininosuccinate lyase: MLWGGRFAGSLDPAAHALNRSLPFDRRLWAEDVAGSRAWARALARAGVLAGDEAAALDTGLQAVADEFRRGAFAFAEADEDIHSAVERRLGELAGPVAGKLHTGRSRNDQVATDLRLWVMTACDRLVDATGQLASALVEAAAPHMSTTMPGFTHLQPAQPITWAHWLLAHVWPLARDRDRLHHVRASAAVLPLGAAALAGTAFGIDRAAIAADLGFRAVAPNSLDAVADRDFAAEFLFAAALAGVHLSRLAEPLILFATPAFGFIALDDRFSTGSSLMPQKKNPDPLELARGKAGRLIGHVTALLATLKGLPSAYDKDLQEDKEPVFDAFDTLAALLPVLAGLVATLRVDPVRMAAQLDPAMLATDLADHLVRRGIPFRTAHALAGRAVRLAEERGIALTSLPAADLVALDAAFEPGDVAALDWQAALDARSVEGGTAPAAVARQLAAARAAVAAWGDRDGGSSIGRR, from the coding sequence ATGCTCTGGGGAGGCCGATTCGCCGGCTCGCTCGACCCGGCCGCGCATGCGCTGAACCGCAGCCTGCCGTTCGACAGGCGGCTTTGGGCCGAGGACGTCGCCGGCAGCCGGGCCTGGGCGCGCGCGCTCGCACGGGCCGGCGTGCTGGCCGGCGACGAGGCCGCAGCGCTCGACACGGGACTGCAGGCCGTCGCGGACGAGTTCCGGCGCGGCGCGTTCGCCTTCGCCGAGGCCGACGAGGACATTCACTCCGCGGTCGAGCGGCGGCTGGGCGAGCTCGCCGGTCCGGTCGCCGGCAAGCTCCACACCGGACGGAGCCGGAACGATCAGGTGGCGACCGACCTGCGCCTGTGGGTCATGACCGCCTGCGACCGCCTCGTCGACGCCACCGGCCAGCTCGCCTCCGCCCTCGTCGAGGCTGCCGCACCGCACATGTCGACGACGATGCCCGGGTTCACCCACCTCCAGCCGGCGCAGCCGATCACGTGGGCCCACTGGCTGCTCGCCCACGTCTGGCCGCTGGCCCGCGACCGCGACCGCCTGCACCACGTCCGCGCCTCGGCTGCCGTTCTGCCGCTCGGCGCCGCTGCGCTGGCCGGCACCGCGTTCGGAATCGACCGCGCCGCGATTGCCGCCGACCTCGGCTTCCGCGCCGTCGCGCCGAACAGCCTCGACGCCGTCGCCGACCGCGACTTCGCGGCCGAGTTCCTGTTCGCCGCGGCCCTCGCCGGCGTCCACCTCAGCCGGCTGGCCGAGCCGCTCATCCTGTTCGCCACGCCGGCCTTCGGCTTCATCGCCCTCGACGACCGCTTTTCGACCGGTTCGAGCCTGATGCCCCAGAAGAAGAACCCGGACCCGCTCGAGCTCGCGCGCGGCAAGGCCGGCCGCCTGATCGGCCACGTCACCGCGCTGCTCGCGACGCTGAAGGGGCTGCCGTCGGCCTACGACAAGGACCTGCAGGAGGACAAGGAGCCCGTGTTCGACGCCTTCGACACGTTGGCCGCCCTGCTGCCGGTGCTCGCCGGCCTCGTCGCCACGCTGCGCGTCGACCCGGTGCGGATGGCGGCCCAGCTCGACCCGGCGATGCTCGCGACCGACCTCGCCGACCATCTCGTCCGCCGCGGCATCCCGTTCCGCACGGCCCACGCGTTGGCGGGCCGCGCGGTCCGGTTGGCCGAGGAGCGCGGTATTGCGCTCACGTCGCTCCCCGCCGCCGACCTCGTCGCCCTCGACGCGGCGTTCGAACCGGGCGACGTCGCGGCCCTCGACTGGCAGGCCGCGCTCGATGCGCGATCGGTGGAGGGCGGGACGGCGCCGGCGGCGGTGGCGCGGCAGTTGGCGGCGGCGCGGGCGGCTGTGGCGGCGTGGGGCGATAGGGACGGTGGCTCATCGATCGGACGTCGGTAG
- a CDS encoding thiamine pyrophosphate-dependent dehydrogenase E1 component subunit alpha, which yields MPLTSDERYQLYHYMRQSRAIEDAAWALAGQGRLVGRLYTGHGQEAIPVGCAFALADGDVIAPMYRDMGAHLVRGIRPVEVFAQYMGKRDSSNGGTDSGLHMGDMARGIVGMISVLPDSLPVTVGVALAFKLRREPRVAMTFFGEGSTSTGAWHEALNMAAVLKVPAVLVCENNQWALSTPTDREYAAGSIADRAHGYGLPGVRVDGNDVEAVYEAARAAVARARIGEGPTLIECMTFRMRGHSIIDPADYVPAAQREAWAARDPLARQFERLVAAGLWDDAREAALIESFRVEIDDAIDVAAALEDPRPEDVGAGVWATTDAPTTRLPAAALAELIHQGYPDEFRVTRPMSPPSTEVGAMAAEPATVAVREPNDA from the coding sequence ATGCCCTTGACCAGCGATGAGCGCTACCAACTTTACCATTATATGCGCCAGAGCCGGGCGATCGAAGATGCCGCGTGGGCCCTCGCAGGCCAGGGGCGACTGGTCGGGCGCTTGTACACCGGTCACGGCCAGGAGGCCATCCCGGTCGGCTGCGCCTTCGCCCTTGCCGACGGCGACGTGATCGCCCCGATGTACCGCGACATGGGCGCCCATCTGGTCCGGGGGATCCGACCGGTCGAGGTCTTCGCCCAGTACATGGGCAAGCGGGACAGCTCGAACGGCGGCACGGATTCCGGACTTCACATGGGCGACATGGCGCGGGGCATCGTTGGCATGATCTCTGTCCTCCCGGACTCCCTTCCCGTTACGGTCGGGGTGGCGTTGGCCTTCAAGCTGCGCCGCGAGCCGCGCGTAGCGATGACGTTCTTCGGCGAGGGCTCGACATCGACGGGCGCCTGGCACGAGGCGCTGAACATGGCGGCCGTCCTCAAAGTGCCCGCGGTGCTGGTGTGTGAGAACAACCAATGGGCGCTCTCGACCCCCACGGACCGCGAGTACGCCGCCGGCTCGATCGCCGACCGCGCGCACGGCTACGGCCTTCCCGGCGTCCGCGTGGACGGCAACGACGTCGAGGCGGTGTACGAAGCGGCACGAGCGGCCGTCGCCCGCGCCCGCATCGGCGAGGGTCCGACGCTGATCGAGTGCATGACGTTCCGGATGCGCGGTCACTCGATCATCGATCCGGCGGACTACGTGCCGGCCGCCCAGCGCGAGGCCTGGGCCGCCCGCGACCCGCTCGCCCGCCAGTTCGAGCGCCTCGTCGCCGCCGGTCTGTGGGACGACGCACGGGAGGCCGCCCTCATCGAGTCGTTCCGGGTCGAGATCGACGACGCGATCGACGTCGCCGCTGCGCTCGAGGATCCGCGGCCCGAAGACGTCGGGGCAGGCGTGTGGGCGACGACGGACGCGCCGACGACACGGCTGCCGGCAGCGGCACTGGCGGAGCTGATCCATCAGGGCTACCCGGACGAATTCCGGGTCACCCGGCCGATGTCGCCCCCCTCCACCGAAGTCGGTGCGATGGCGGCCGAACCCGCGACCGTTGCCGTCCGCGAGCCGAACGATGCGTGA
- the argB gene encoding acetylglutamate kinase, whose product MSAVAPIDVVKVGGHDLDDPTFVAGLAEAVAALRAAGRAVVVVHGGGRAIAELQSKLGLAVRVVDGLRVTDDAGLDVAEMVLSGLTNKRLVAAFLAAGLDALGLSGVDRGLLRCRPLEHPTADLGRVGTVDRVRVDILLGLLADGVVPIVSPISLGPDDSSWNVNADSAAAAIAGALRAARLALVSNVPGVRLDDAVAARLDAAAIEAAIARGGIHGGMVPKVNAALASLAAGVGEAWIGDLAGLANGQGTAIVATEPT is encoded by the coding sequence GTGAGCGCTGTCGCCCCGATCGACGTCGTGAAGGTCGGCGGGCACGACCTCGACGACCCGACGTTCGTCGCCGGCCTGGCGGAGGCCGTGGCCGCGCTCCGCGCCGCCGGACGCGCCGTCGTCGTCGTGCACGGCGGCGGGCGGGCGATCGCCGAACTCCAGTCCAAGCTCGGCCTCGCGGTGCGCGTCGTCGACGGGCTGCGCGTCACGGACGATGCCGGCCTCGACGTGGCGGAGATGGTCCTCTCCGGCCTGACGAACAAGCGCCTCGTCGCCGCCTTCCTCGCCGCCGGTCTGGATGCCCTCGGATTGAGCGGTGTCGACCGCGGCCTGCTGCGCTGCCGCCCACTCGAGCACCCCACGGCCGACCTCGGCCGAGTCGGCACGGTCGACCGCGTCCGCGTCGACATCCTCCTCGGCCTGCTGGCCGATGGCGTCGTGCCGATCGTCTCGCCGATCTCGCTCGGCCCGGACGACTCCAGCTGGAACGTCAACGCCGACTCCGCCGCCGCCGCGATCGCCGGCGCCCTCCGCGCCGCGCGGCTGGCGCTGGTGTCCAACGTGCCCGGCGTCCGGCTGGACGACGCCGTCGCCGCGCGGCTCGACGCGGCCGCGATCGAGGCGGCCATCGCCCGCGGCGGGATCCATGGCGGCATGGTGCCCAAAGTCAATGCAGCGCTCGCGTCGCTGGCTGCCGGCGTCGGCGAAGCGTGGATCGGCGACCTCGCGGGATTGGCGAACGGCCAAGGCACCGCGATCGTAGCGACGGAGCCGACATGA
- the argJ gene encoding bifunctional glutamate N-acetyltransferase/amino-acid acetyltransferase ArgJ translates to MAAPNPADVRPVAAFDARPESAVDAIAPLDGDVTTPRGFRAAAATGGLKASGAPDIALVVSDLESSAAGVFTQNAFAAAPVRLDRATLRASGGRARAVIANSGNANAVTGPAGDAAAAAMQRAAASALACPAEHVLVLSTGIIGVPLDVAKVERGIALASNALSANGGPAAARAIMTTDTRPKTAARRVRLSGGDILVGGMAKGAGMIHPDMATMLAVVTTDLDRTPIALAADLATAVDVSFNRISIDGDTSTNDSVILLANGASGVAVAAVDDADADDVATWRAALVDLCQDLARQIVRDGEGVRKLAVIVVAGAADDADARRVANAIATSPLVKTAFAGGDPNWGRIVAAAGRSGAAVDPARVTLTFAPGEHDVEGAAAPVRLLANGLPTGFDEAAAAAILADDAFRVRLDLGLGDGAATVWTGDLTEEYVRINADYRT, encoded by the coding sequence ATGGCTGCACCGAACCCCGCCGACGTTCGCCCCGTCGCAGCTTTCGACGCACGCCCCGAATCGGCCGTCGACGCCATCGCACCTCTCGACGGCGACGTGACGACGCCCCGCGGCTTCCGCGCCGCCGCCGCCACGGGCGGCCTGAAGGCCTCCGGCGCGCCGGACATCGCCCTCGTCGTCAGCGACCTCGAATCCAGCGCCGCCGGGGTGTTCACCCAAAACGCCTTCGCCGCCGCGCCCGTCCGCCTGGACCGTGCGACGCTGCGTGCCAGCGGCGGCCGAGCGCGCGCCGTCATCGCCAACAGCGGCAATGCGAACGCCGTCACCGGGCCGGCGGGCGACGCCGCGGCGGCGGCGATGCAGCGGGCGGCCGCGTCGGCCCTCGCCTGCCCGGCCGAGCACGTGCTCGTCCTCTCGACCGGCATCATCGGCGTGCCGCTCGACGTCGCCAAGGTCGAGCGCGGCATCGCGCTGGCGAGTAACGCGCTGTCGGCGAACGGTGGGCCGGCGGCGGCAAGGGCGATCATGACGACGGACACGCGGCCCAAGACCGCGGCGCGGCGGGTCCGCCTGTCGGGGGGCGACATCCTCGTCGGCGGCATGGCCAAGGGCGCCGGGATGATCCATCCCGACATGGCGACGATGCTGGCCGTCGTGACGACCGACCTCGACCGGACGCCGATCGCGTTGGCTGCCGACCTGGCCACGGCCGTCGACGTCTCGTTCAACCGGATCTCGATCGACGGCGACACGAGCACGAACGACAGCGTGATCCTGCTCGCCAACGGCGCATCGGGCGTAGCGGTCGCCGCGGTCGACGACGCCGACGCCGACGACGTCGCGACGTGGCGTGCCGCGCTCGTCGACCTCTGCCAGGACTTGGCGCGCCAGATCGTTCGGGACGGCGAGGGCGTGCGGAAGCTCGCCGTCATCGTCGTCGCCGGGGCAGCCGATGATGCCGACGCGCGACGGGTGGCGAACGCGATCGCGACGTCGCCGCTGGTGAAGACCGCGTTTGCCGGCGGCGATCCGAACTGGGGTCGGATCGTCGCGGCCGCTGGCCGGTCCGGTGCCGCCGTCGATCCGGCGCGCGTAACCCTGACGTTCGCCCCGGGAGAACACGACGTCGAGGGTGCCGCCGCGCCCGTGCGCCTCTTGGCGAACGGCCTGCCGACGGGCTTCGACGAGGCCGCGGCCGCCGCGATCCTGGCCGATGATGCGTTCCGCGTTCGCCTCGACCTCGGGCTGGGCGACGGGGCGGCGACGGTGTGGACGGGGGATCTGACGGAGGAGTACGTGCGGATCAACGCGGATTACCGGACGTGA
- a CDS encoding N-acetyl-gamma-glutamyl-phosphate reductase, translating into MIRAAVHGATGYTGAELIGLLARHPGVQLRFAVSTSSAGRTLADVIPGAPDVPLVAADAVVADAGIADGLDVAFLCLPHGAAAETALRLLDAGVRVIDLSADFRLPDADLYAAWYDRAHPSPAHLGSAVYGLTEHARGALPDARLVANPGCYPTSILLPLVPLVRAGAVASGAVIVADSKSGISGAGRVPLLHTSFVEVADNFSAYKVGRSHRHLPEIESHLARLTAPSGAPAPPIVFTPHLLPVPRGILSTLYVPLATGFDLAAARAALTDAYAAEPFVAVLPAGDQVQLAHVVRTNRCAISLETCQPPDRGAMLIVTSAIDNLVKGAAGQAVQNMNAVFGLPETTGLLG; encoded by the coding sequence GTGATCCGTGCCGCGGTCCACGGCGCCACCGGCTACACCGGCGCCGAGCTGATCGGCCTGCTCGCCCGCCACCCGGGCGTTCAGCTGCGCTTTGCGGTGTCGACCTCCAGCGCCGGCCGAACGCTGGCCGACGTGATCCCCGGCGCACCCGACGTGCCGCTCGTCGCCGCCGATGCCGTGGTGGCCGATGCCGGGATAGCGGACGGCCTCGACGTCGCGTTCCTGTGCCTGCCGCACGGCGCCGCCGCGGAGACGGCGCTGCGCCTGCTGGACGCCGGGGTGCGCGTGATCGATCTGAGCGCCGACTTCCGGCTGCCGGACGCCGATCTCTACGCGGCGTGGTACGACCGCGCCCACCCGTCGCCGGCGCACCTCGGCAGCGCGGTGTACGGCCTCACCGAGCATGCCCGCGGCGCGCTCCCGGATGCCCGGCTCGTCGCCAACCCCGGGTGCTATCCGACGAGCATCCTCCTGCCGCTCGTCCCGCTCGTCCGGGCGGGCGCCGTCGCGTCGGGCGCGGTCATCGTCGCCGACAGCAAGTCCGGCATCTCCGGCGCCGGCCGCGTCCCCCTCCTCCACACGAGCTTCGTCGAGGTGGCCGACAACTTCTCGGCCTACAAGGTGGGCCGCAGCCATCGCCATCTGCCCGAGATCGAGTCGCATCTGGCGCGCCTGACGGCGCCGTCGGGCGCCCCGGCGCCCCCGATCGTCTTCACCCCGCACCTCCTGCCCGTCCCGCGCGGCATCCTGTCCACGCTGTACGTGCCGCTGGCAACCGGCTTCGACCTCGCCGCCGCCCGCGCCGCGCTGACCGACGCCTACGCCGCCGAGCCGTTTGTCGCCGTGCTGCCGGCGGGCGACCAGGTGCAGCTGGCCCACGTCGTACGAACGAACCGCTGCGCGATCAGCCTGGAGACCTGTCAGCCGCCCGACCGCGGGGCGATGCTGATCGTCACGAGCGCGATCGATAACCTGGTGAAGGGCGCGGCGGGGCAGGCGGTGCAGAACATGAACGCGGTCTTTGGGCTGCCCGAGACCACGGGGCTGCTCGGGTGA
- a CDS encoding iron-containing redox enzyme family protein: MTTPDTLAARCDTHIAAHSLLQHPFYQAWSDGTLPVAALTDYAREYGSFIGRIADGWRTVGEPDIAAIEVGHAKVWATTFADGLGTAVTAPEVRAVQALCATADALFTDRVTALGALYAFEAQQPATARSKRAGLATHYSALPASCETYFRLHEDDDHEPALLAAGLNALPAEDRARAEAACAQMSVALWDALTGLHAPHAAACMAN; encoded by the coding sequence GTGACGACGCCCGACACGCTTGCCGCCCGCTGTGACACCCATATCGCCGCGCACAGCCTGCTGCAGCACCCGTTCTACCAAGCATGGAGCGACGGCACGCTGCCCGTCGCCGCCCTGACCGACTACGCCCGCGAGTACGGCTCGTTCATCGGCCGGATCGCCGATGGGTGGCGTACGGTCGGGGAGCCCGACATCGCCGCCATCGAGGTCGGCCACGCCAAGGTCTGGGCGACGACGTTCGCCGACGGCCTCGGCACTGCGGTCACCGCGCCCGAGGTCCGCGCCGTGCAGGCGCTCTGCGCCACCGCCGACGCGCTCTTCACGGATCGCGTGACCGCCCTCGGGGCGCTGTATGCCTTCGAGGCCCAGCAGCCGGCCACCGCCCGGAGCAAGCGCGCCGGCCTCGCCACGCACTACAGCGCGTTGCCGGCGAGCTGCGAGACGTACTTCCGGCTGCACGAGGACGACGACCACGAGCCGGCGCTGCTGGCGGCCGGCCTGAACGCGTTGCCGGCCGAGGACCGGGCAAGGGCCGAAGCGGCGTGTGCGCAGATGTCCGTCGCGCTCTGGGATGCGTTGACCGGGCTCCACGCGCCGCATGCTGCGGCGTGCATGGCGAACTAG
- a CDS encoding alpha-ketoacid dehydrogenase subunit beta — protein sequence MRELTYLEAIREALHDEMTRDPRVFLLGEDIADYGGVYKVTDGFVDTFGADRVIDTPISENAIIGAATGAAIMGMRPIAEIQFADFIACAFDPLVNMASTIHYRWGQPVPLVVRMPAGATWAGAGPFHSQSMEAWFAQVPGLKVVMPHTPADAKGLLLAAIRDPNPVLFLEQKYLYRRLKGPVPEGDYTVPLGQAAIARPGRDATVVAYGTMAHKALEAAALVAADDIDVEVVDLRTIVPWDRDTVLASVAKTGRALVVYEAHRTAGFGAEIAAEIAEAAFTDLDAPVRRLAGLDTPIPAHPTLEAAYLPDEHAIAAALRALVAW from the coding sequence ATGCGTGAGCTCACCTACCTCGAGGCAATCCGCGAGGCGCTGCACGACGAGATGACGCGCGATCCGCGCGTCTTCCTGCTCGGCGAGGACATCGCCGACTACGGCGGGGTCTACAAGGTGACGGACGGCTTCGTCGACACGTTCGGCGCCGACCGCGTCATCGACACGCCGATCAGCGAGAACGCGATCATCGGGGCGGCGACGGGCGCAGCGATCATGGGAATGCGCCCGATCGCGGAGATCCAGTTCGCGGACTTCATCGCCTGCGCTTTCGACCCGCTCGTGAACATGGCCTCGACGATCCACTACCGCTGGGGCCAGCCCGTGCCGCTCGTCGTCCGGATGCCGGCCGGCGCCACATGGGCCGGGGCCGGGCCGTTCCACTCGCAGAGCATGGAGGCGTGGTTCGCCCAGGTGCCGGGGCTGAAGGTCGTCATGCCGCACACACCCGCCGACGCCAAGGGCCTGCTCCTCGCCGCGATCCGCGACCCGAACCCGGTCCTCTTCCTGGAGCAGAAGTACCTCTACCGCCGCCTCAAGGGCCCGGTCCCGGAGGGCGATTACACCGTCCCACTCGGCCAGGCCGCCATCGCCCGGCCCGGCCGCGACGCCACCGTCGTCGCGTACGGAACGATGGCGCACAAGGCGCTCGAGGCGGCCGCGCTCGTCGCTGCCGACGACATCGACGTCGAGGTCGTCGACCTGCGAACGATCGTGCCGTGGGACCGCGACACCGTGCTGGCCTCGGTGGCCAAGACGGGCCGCGCACTCGTCGTGTACGAGGCCCATCGCACGGCCGGCTTCGGCGCCGAGATCGCGGCCGAGATCGCCGAGGCGGCCTTCACGGACCTCGACGCGCCCGTCCGGCGGCTGGCCGGCCTCGACACGCCGATTCCGGCCCACCCGACGCTCGAAGCGGCGTACCTGCCCGATGAGCACGCGATCGCCGCCGCGCTGCGCGCGCTCGTGGCCTGGTGA